Proteins from a genomic interval of Candidatus Polarisedimenticolia bacterium:
- a CDS encoding TIGR04283 family arsenosugar biosynthesis glycosyltransferase, whose protein sequence is MTTDPSQVARTAESRAGSESAPAATVSIIIPTVNEAELVADQIGRCLALTPTPEVIVADAGSQDGTPNLAEAAGARLVACPQRGRALQMNAGAAAAQGSVLLFLHADVMLPQMAFSAMQTALSDTAIVGGAFRRRFDDPSRLLAFGCRLADWRGKVFGLFFGDQSIFVRRETFRRIGGFPEILLFEDLALSRLLGRAGRTCLVRETIIASGRRFRSEGSLRRLARNGCLTCLYVVGVDPRRLAHRYYPQYFSLPQSAEKLGRRS, encoded by the coding sequence GTGACGACCGATCCTTCGCAGGTTGCACGCACCGCGGAGTCCCGCGCCGGCAGCGAATCGGCGCCGGCTGCAACCGTCTCGATCATCATCCCCACGGTCAACGAAGCGGAGCTTGTCGCCGACCAGATCGGGCGCTGTCTGGCTCTCACGCCAACGCCGGAGGTCATCGTCGCCGATGCCGGCAGCCAGGACGGCACCCCGAATCTGGCCGAAGCCGCCGGAGCCCGGCTGGTCGCCTGCCCGCAGCGCGGCCGGGCGCTGCAGATGAATGCCGGCGCGGCCGCCGCGCAGGGATCGGTGCTGCTGTTCCTGCACGCTGACGTGATGCTGCCCCAGATGGCTTTCTCTGCCATGCAGACGGCCTTGAGCGATACCGCCATCGTAGGAGGCGCCTTTCGCCGCCGCTTCGACGATCCTTCCCGACTGCTCGCCTTCGGTTGCCGCCTCGCCGACTGGCGCGGCAAGGTCTTCGGATTGTTCTTCGGCGATCAGTCGATCTTCGTGCGGCGCGAGACCTTCCGTCGTATCGGCGGGTTCCCGGAGATTCTCCTGTTCGAGGATTTAGCCCTCTCGAGGCTTCTGGGGCGCGCCGGCCGGACCTGTCTCGTTCGCGAGACCATCATTGCCTCGGGGCGCCGGTTCCGGAGCGAGGGAAGCTTGCGCCGCCTCGCGCGCAATGGCTGCCTGACCTGCCTCTACGTCGTGGGAGTCGACCCCAGGCGCCTGGCGCATCGCTACTATCCGCAATACTTTTCGCTTCCCCAGAGCGCCGAGAAGCTCGGGAGGAGGTCTTGA